The Flavobacteriales bacterium genome contains the following window.
TCGCCGTCCGCGATGAGCGGCTTGTCGTGATGCTCGTGCATATGGTCCATGGTCGGTTCCCGCAAAAGGGCAGCGAAGATATCCGGCTAACTTGCCGCCCTTCCGAACCTTCCATGACCCGCGTCCTTACTGGCATCCAGGCTACCGGCATCCCTCACCTCGGCAACGTTCTTGGCGCTATTAGGCCTGCTGTGGAAATGGGCAACCGCCCGGGATCGGACAGCTTTCTCTTCATTGCCGATCTGCACTCGCTGACCACCGTACGCGATGCCGCAGTGCTGAAAGAGAACTGCTACGCCGTTGCAGCCGCGTGGCTGGCGTTCGGGCTCGACACGTCACGCACCACGTTCTACCGGCAAAGCGATGTGCCCGAGGTGGCGGAACTCACGTGGTACCTGGGCTGCTTCACGCCCTATCCCATGCTGGCCAACGCGCACAGCTTCAAAGACAAGAGCGATCGGCTCAGCAGCGTGAACGCCGGCCTGTTCTACTACCCCGTGCTCATGGCAGCCGACATCCTGCTCTACGACGCGAACGTCGTACCGGTGGGCAAGGACCAGAAGCAGCACTTGGAGATCACGCGGGATATCGCCAGCGCTTTCAACAATGCGTATGGCGAAACGCTGGTACTGCCAGAGGCGCGCATTGGGGCTGAAACGATGGTCGTGCCGGGAACGGACGGCCAGAAAATGAGCAAGAGCTACGGCAACACCATTGTGCCCTTCCTCCCTGAGAAAGAGCTGAAGAAGCAAGTGATGTCCATTGTCACCGACAGCACCCCATTGGAAGAGCCGAAGAACCCGGACACGGACAATGTGTTCAGGCTCTTCAAGCTGGTTGCCCCCGCCGATACCGTGGAAACGATGCGGCAGAACTATTTACGGGGTGGATACGGTTACGGCCACGCGAAGAAGGAACTGCTGCAAGTGCTGCTCGATGGCTATGCGAAGGAGCGCGACACCTACCAGCGCCTTATGAACGACAAAGGCGAATTGGACGCGCGGTTGAAAGAGGGGGAACTGAAAGCCCGCGAAGTGGCCAGTGCAACGTTGAACCGGGTGCGGGAGAAGTGCGGTTACCTGCGCCGCTGGAACACTACTTGATCCCGTAGCGCTCCTTGTACTGCCGGTACAGGGCTTTGTGGTGATCATCCAAGTTGATGTGGCGTCCTTGGATGAACGCATGCACGACGTTGTTCGTGCGCATGTCCAATGCATCACCGGTACTGATGAACACCGTGGCATCCTTGCCCACTTCCAGGCTACCGCATCGCTTGTCGATGCCCAGCACGCGCGCTGCATCGAGCGTGATGGACCTGAGCGCTTCCTCGCGCGTTAGTCCGTAGGCCGAAGCCGTGCCCGCAGTGAAGGCCAGATTTCGCACCCCTTGGTGTTCCTGGTCGCCTGCATAGCCCAAGCAGAAACGAATGCCCTTCTCTTTCAAGAGGGCAGGAAGCCGGTAAGGGAGGTCCACATCGTCGTCCTCGCGCAACGGCAGCGAGTGCACGCGCCGTAGGATCACATCCACCTTGTTGTCCTTGAGCAGGTCGGCAACGCGCCATGCATCGTAGCCGCCCACGATCACGAGCTTCTTCACGCCCATGTCCTTGGCGAAGAGGATGGCCTCCTGGATCTCGCGCGCCACATTGGCGTTCACGAAGAGCGTCTTCGAACCATCGAACAGGCCCGACATGGCCTCCATGCGCAGGTCCACCTTGGTCGGGTTCGCGCGGCACCATTCCTTGTAGCTCTTGGCGGTGGCGAAAAACTCCCGCAGCTCACGTGATCGCTTCGTGCGTTCATCCTCCTTTTCGGCGGAGGTCTCGCCGGGCTCGGCCCACCAACCACCGCGTTGGAATGCGCGCGGCCAGTTCATATGGATGCCATCATCGGCCTTGATGACGGCGGCTGCATTGTCCCATGCGTCGAGCTGGACGATACCACTGGTGCCTGCAATGGTACCCGAACGCGGCGCGATCTGGGCCATGAGCACGCCATTGCTGCGCACGGTGGGAATGATGCGGCTGTCGGTCTTGTAGGCCGTGAGCGTGCGGGCCTCCGGAGCGAAGTCACCGGCTTCGTTCACATCGTCGGTGGCGCGCACCTGTTCGATCTCCATGATGCCCAGCGTGGCATCAGGGGCGATGAAGCCGGGGTAAACATGCTGGCCCTTCGCGTCGATGATGCTGTCGTACTTGACCTGAACACCGTAGGCATACCCCACGTAATCGATGACACCGTTGCGGAAGCCGACCGCTCCTTCATCGATCACGCGGCCATCCCCCACATGCACTGTGCCGCCCGTAATGAGGAAACTGGCATTTTGCGGCGGAGCAGGTGAAGGCCGCTGGGCGAATTGCACCAATGGCAGCAGCAAGAGGACCAGAATGACCACGCGTCCATAGCGGCGCATCCGCCACCTGTCCCTGCTCGTTGCCCCCGTCCTCCTCATGGCTCCTCCCCCATTGTTTCGCAATGCCAATGGCCCTGTTCCTTGCGCTCGGTCTTGCGCGTGGGTGCGCCAGCCTTCTTGGCCGCTATCATCAGGTTGATAATGCGTTGGCGCTCGGCAGCCATCAACTTGCGTTGCTCCGCATCCGTGGACAGGTCGAAGCGGCACACACCGTCCACGAAGGTCATCTCGCACCGCGCATCGATGCTGAGCGGATCTGCGCTCCACAGCACGATGTCCGCATCCATACCGGCCTCCACCTTGCCCATACGGTGGTCCAGGTGCAGCATCTTGGCAGGGTTCAACGTCACGAATTTCCATGCTTCTTCCTCGGGCACGCCGCCGTACTTCACGGCCTTCGCGGCTTCCTGGTTCAGGCGGCGGCTCATCTCCGCATCATCACTGTTGAAGCCGACGTTCACACCACGGTGCCAGAGCAAGGCACCGTTGTAGGGTATGGCATCGTACACCTCGAACTTGTACGCCCACCAGTCGCTGAACGAACTGGCGCTCACGCCATGCTCCTTCATGCGGTCGGCCACTTTGTAGCCTTCCAGGATATGGGTGAAGGTGTTCACCTTGAACCCCATGCTGTCGGCCAGTCCCATGAGCATGCTGATCTCGCTCTGCACATAGCTGTGACAGGTAATGAAGCGCTGACCGTTGAGGATCTCGGCCATGGCGTCCAATTCGAGGTCGCGGCGTGGTGATGGATGCACTGGTGCTGGCGCCGGGCGCTTGCGCTTGGTCGGAGGCTTCTGCAATGATCGCCACGTCCGCCATTCCGCGTCATAGGCTTTCGCCCGATGGAAACCGTCGGACATGATCTGCTCAACGCCCATGCGGCTTTGCGGGTAGCGCACGCGATCACTGTTCCAGTTGCTCTGCTTCACGTTCTCTCCCAAAGCGAACTTGATGAAGCCCTCGGCCCCCTCGATCTTCATCCGTTCGCCGTTCAGGCCCCACTGCATCTTGACGAGCGCGCTCTGGCCGCCGATGGGATTGGCGCTACCGTGCAGCAACTGCGCAGCGGTAACTCCCCCTGCAAGGTTGCGGTAGATATCGATATCGTCCGGGTCGATTACATCGCCCATGCGCACCTCGGCCGTGTTGGCCTGCCCGCCTTCGTTAACGCCACGCGCAATGGCTATGTGCGAATGCTCATCGATGATGCCGCAGGTGAGGTGCTTGCCCCGGGCATCCACTTCACGCACCATGATCTTCGTGTTCGGGAAAAGCGCTGACTTGTCCAATCCTTCACCCACGGCGAGCACTTTGCCGTTGTGCAGACAGACATCGGTGTTACGCAGGATGCCGCGGCTGGTGTTGGTCCATACGGTGGCCCCGCGCAGGATCACCGTTTCCGTGCCGGGCAATTGCAACAGGCCACTTGCCATGGCGGGATACCAGACCTTCCCGTTGCACAATGCATAAAGGCTGTCCAGTTCAACACCATCCCGCTTCTTCTTCCCGGCATCGGTGGGTTCGCCCTCGCGTACGGCGCTCCATGAAGTCCATGTCCCATCGGGCAGTTGACCGGAACCGTCCCAGATCCGGCTGTCCCGATGAACAGTCCCGTTCAAGCGCACGGAGCCCGACAGGCCAATGCTCTTGCCTTCGAAGACCAGGGTCATCACCGATCCGCTCACACGCGCATCCACTTTGGCCATGGTGCTGTCATCCGATGCGCTTCCAATGCGCACTTCGGGCTTGCCGGGCTCACCCTTCACGTTCATTCGAAGGCGCCTTTCGCCAAGCGAGAAGGTGTATGCACCTCTCAGGTCATGGGCATCATGAGGCTTCAGCACAAAACGTTTGCCTGCCACCCAATGCTCATGCAGCACGGCATCCTTCGCGAAAAGATGACCGCTGGTGATCTGGAAAGACGCGAACATCCCGGGCTTCAACTTTCCCAGTTCCTCCCCCATGCCCATCATGTTGGCCGGAACGGTTGTCAAAGCGGCAATGGCGGCTGCGGTGTCCAAGCCCGCGATCAGCATCCGACGCAGGTTGCCGATAAGCATCTCGCGGTCCTTGACGCCGTGCGCCGTGAACGCGAACGGCACACCGGCCTGGTGCAACACCAATGCGTTGCGTTGCGCCAGTTCCCAATGCTTCAGCTGGGCAAGTTGCACCTCCAACGCCGCGAAGGGATCCTCCACATCAAAAGCGTCCGGCAGCGTGATGGGTATGATGAGCGATTGCCCGGTGGCCGCAATGTCCGCGGCGCGTGCGTACTCGTCGCCCTTGCCCTTCACTATGAAGGTCCTGCCGAACTCCTTGGCAATGCGATCAATGCGCAGCACATCATTGCGGTCGGAGGCTTCGAAGAAGGCCGGGACCGGAAGTTGTGCGTTGATCGCGTCGAGCTCGGCATCACGCAGATCCTTCACGCCTTCGCCCGCGTACCACTGCGCATCGTAGAGCGTCTGGCGCAGCAGTGCGATGCTCCCGGTCAAGGACGACGGATAGCCGTCAGGTGAAGTGCCTTTCCGGAAACTGAAATGCGAGGAGGCGTTGGGTCGTAGCACATCGAGCAGGGGCGAGCGATCACCGAAAGCAACCACGGCGCCCGTGCCGCGCGCGATCCCGTCCATGCGGTGCACCAACGCCGTGCCGATGCCCAATGCGCGTTGATTGGCCCATAGTTCGTGATCCGGAGCATGGATCGCTGCGGCATTGGTGGTGGCTCGCACCGCACCATTGGGCATACCGGGTTGGCTCTTGCGATCCTTGTCAGCAGGGATACCCGCACTGCTCCACGGCTCCACGAACGACGGCCAGATATGCAGGCCTGTGAAGTCGAGCACGATGGCGCCGGGAGGTGGACTGTCCGGACCCCGTCCAACGACAACCGTGATCCGAGCGTCCTGCACCAGAAGCATGCCGCTCTTGATGATAACTCCGGGCTCCGGATGCAAGGTTGCTCCTAGCAGCGCGTAGACCGGTCGCGCTGTGTTGTGCGGACCGTTGACCGGCAATGTCTGTTGCGCGCACGCCGGGCCCAAGACGAACCAAGCCAGAAGGGGAGCGAAGAGGTTGCGCAGCACGGCCGCCGAAAATAGCCGCCTGCCGAACCGCCTGCCCCACCAGCTAAGGTCCTTCTACATTCGGGCCGCTCCGGAACAACCCTCCCACCATGACCGAACACCTGCCACTGCTCCAGTCCTCCTCGAACATGGCCGCGTCCGTCTCCATGCTCTTCTTCGCGCACAGCCTCATGCGGTGGGTCGTGCTCATATCCGTGGGCACTGCCGGCATCATCGCATTGCGGGGCTGGTTGATGCAGCTCCCCATCATAGTCTGGCAAAGAGGCTTGGCCATCATAGCATTGGCGGCCTGCCACCTTCAAGTGGTCCTGGGTGTCATACTCTATGGCATCCGGTTCAAGCGCTACGTCGCGCCGGGCTTCACCCCACGGGAGATCATTTTCTGGAAGTACGAGCACATCGCCATGATGCTTCTGGCGGTCATCCTGGTCACTGTAGGACGGGTGCTCAGCAAACGGGCGAAAACGGAACCGGCCAAATGGAAGATGATCGCGATCTTCTATCTCGTCGCCTTCGCCCTCATGTGCTGGGCCATTCCATGGCCACATACGCAATTCGGCATGGAGCGCAGTTGGCTCTGATGCGCGAGCTTCGCGCCCAATGAATCACAGAATGACGCTGAGGGCGGTGATTGGCTTGATGTTGCTTGGGGGCTTGTTGGCATGCGGCAGCGCACCTGAAGCCGGAACCGCGGTTGCGGCCAACGGCGAACCGGACGGGGCCCGGTTATATGACATGTACTGCACGCTCTGTCATGGCAATGATGGCAAGCTGGGCATCAATGGTGCGAAGGACCTGACGGCTTCGGCCTTGTCCCGCGAGGAAATGATCGCGGTTGTGACCGATGGCCGCAACACCATGGCCCCGTTCAAGCAGGTCTTGGACCCTGCGCAGGTGGAAGCCGTGGTCGATCATCTGCGTGCGCTTCCCAAGTAGCGTATGATCGACCCTAAAGAGACCGCAAAAGCCGAGAGCGCCGTGCTCGTTGGGCTCATCACCGGCGACCAAACG
Protein-coding sequences here:
- the trpS gene encoding tryptophan--tRNA ligase, with protein sequence MTRVLTGIQATGIPHLGNVLGAIRPAVEMGNRPGSDSFLFIADLHSLTTVRDAAVLKENCYAVAAAWLAFGLDTSRTTFYRQSDVPEVAELTWYLGCFTPYPMLANAHSFKDKSDRLSSVNAGLFYYPVLMAADILLYDANVVPVGKDQKQHLEITRDIASAFNNAYGETLVLPEARIGAETMVVPGTDGQKMSKSYGNTIVPFLPEKELKKQVMSIVTDSTPLEEPKNPDTDNVFRLFKLVAPADTVETMRQNYLRGGYGYGHAKKELLQVLLDGYAKERDTYQRLMNDKGELDARLKEGELKAREVASATLNRVREKCGYLRRWNTT
- a CDS encoding amidohydrolase family protein encodes the protein MRRYGRVVILVLLLLPLVQFAQRPSPAPPQNASFLITGGTVHVGDGRVIDEGAVGFRNGVIDYVGYAYGVQVKYDSIIDAKGQHVYPGFIAPDATLGIMEIEQVRATDDVNEAGDFAPEARTLTAYKTDSRIIPTVRSNGVLMAQIAPRSGTIAGTSGIVQLDAWDNAAAVIKADDGIHMNWPRAFQRGGWWAEPGETSAEKEDERTKRSRELREFFATAKSYKEWCRANPTKVDLRMEAMSGLFDGSKTLFVNANVAREIQEAILFAKDMGVKKLVIVGGYDAWRVADLLKDNKVDVILRRVHSLPLREDDDVDLPYRLPALLKEKGIRFCLGYAGDQEHQGVRNLAFTAGTASAYGLTREEALRSITLDAARVLGIDKRCGSLEVGKDATVFISTGDALDMRTNNVVHAFIQGRHINLDDHHKALYRQYKERYGIK
- a CDS encoding amidohydrolase family protein, whose translation is MLRNLFAPLLAWFVLGPACAQQTLPVNGPHNTARPVYALLGATLHPEPGVIIKSGMLLVQDARITVVVGRGPDSPPPGAIVLDFTGLHIWPSFVEPWSSAGIPADKDRKSQPGMPNGAVRATTNAAAIHAPDHELWANQRALGIGTALVHRMDGIARGTGAVVAFGDRSPLLDVLRPNASSHFSFRKGTSPDGYPSSLTGSIALLRQTLYDAQWYAGEGVKDLRDAELDAINAQLPVPAFFEASDRNDVLRIDRIAKEFGRTFIVKGKGDEYARAADIAATGQSLIIPITLPDAFDVEDPFAALEVQLAQLKHWELAQRNALVLHQAGVPFAFTAHGVKDREMLIGNLRRMLIAGLDTAAAIAALTTVPANMMGMGEELGKLKPGMFASFQITSGHLFAKDAVLHEHWVAGKRFVLKPHDAHDLRGAYTFSLGERRLRMNVKGEPGKPEVRIGSASDDSTMAKVDARVSGSVMTLVFEGKSIGLSGSVRLNGTVHRDSRIWDGSGQLPDGTWTSWSAVREGEPTDAGKKKRDGVELDSLYALCNGKVWYPAMASGLLQLPGTETVILRGATVWTNTSRGILRNTDVCLHNGKVLAVGEGLDKSALFPNTKIMVREVDARGKHLTCGIIDEHSHIAIARGVNEGGQANTAEVRMGDVIDPDDIDIYRNLAGGVTAAQLLHGSANPIGGQSALVKMQWGLNGERMKIEGAEGFIKFALGENVKQSNWNSDRVRYPQSRMGVEQIMSDGFHRAKAYDAEWRTWRSLQKPPTKRKRPAPAPVHPSPRRDLELDAMAEILNGQRFITCHSYVQSEISMLMGLADSMGFKVNTFTHILEGYKVADRMKEHGVSASSFSDWWAYKFEVYDAIPYNGALLWHRGVNVGFNSDDAEMSRRLNQEAAKAVKYGGVPEEEAWKFVTLNPAKMLHLDHRMGKVEAGMDADIVLWSADPLSIDARCEMTFVDGVCRFDLSTDAEQRKLMAAERQRIINLMIAAKKAGAPTRKTERKEQGHWHCETMGEEP
- a CDS encoding cytochrome c, which codes for MYCTLCHGNDGKLGINGAKDLTASALSREEMIAVVTDGRNTMAPFKQVLDPAQVEAVVDHLRALPK